One genomic segment of Aythya fuligula isolate bAytFul2 chromosome 5, bAytFul2.pri, whole genome shotgun sequence includes these proteins:
- the LGALS3 gene encoding galectin-3 — MADGFSLADALSTGNNPNPNAPMPHGWPSPAWGNQPAPGPYPGAPGPYPGAPGPYPGAPGPYSGAPGPYPGAPGPYAGAPGPYPGAPGHYPGAPGPHPGPPGPHPGPPGHYPGAPGPHAIGTPAVPGMAPPMKIPFELPLPAGLMPRLLITITGTVKPNPDRFSLDFKRGEDVAFHFNPRFKEDNRRVIVCNSKFLNNWGKEDRSAPRFPFEPGMPFKLQILCEADHFKIAVNDAHLMQYDFREKRLNEITQLCINGDITLTSVLPTMI; from the exons ATGGCAGACGGCTTCTCT CTCGCTGACGCCTTGTCCACCGGCAACAACCCCAACCCAAACGCCCCCATGCCCCACGGCTGGCCCTCCCCTGCCTGGGGGAACCAACCGGCACCCGGGCCATATCCTGGGGCTCCAGGGCCATATCCTGGGGCTCCAGGGCCATATCCTGGAGCACCAGGGCCATATTCTGGGGCTCCAGGGCCGTATCCTGGAGCACCAGGGCCATATGCTGGGGCTCCAGGGCCATATCCCGGAGCACCGGGGCACTATCCTGGAGCACCGGGGCCGCATCCTGGACCACCAGGGCCGCATCCTGGACCACCAGGGCACTATCCTGGAGCACCGGGGCCACATGCCATAGGAACACCGGCGGTACCAGGGATGGCTCCTCCAATG AAAATCCCCTTcgagctgcccctgcctgcaggaCTCATGCCTCGGCTGCTCATAACCATCACAGGGACGGTGAAGCCAAACCCCGACAG ATTTTCACTAGATTTCAAGAGGGGGGAAGACGTTGCCTTCCACTTCAATCCCCGTTTCAAGGAAGATAACAGAAGAGTCATCGTCTGCAATTCGAAGTTCCTTAATAACTGGGGAAAGGAGGATAGATCAGCTCCTAGATTTCCCTTTGAGCCTGGAATGCCTTTcaag CTCCAGATTCTCTGCGAGGCGGATCATTTCAAGATAGCAGTCAACGACGCTCACTTGATGCAGTACGACTTCCGTGAGAAGCGGCTGAATGAGATCACCCAGCTGTGCATCAACGGGGACATCACTCTCACCAGCGTGCTGCCTACCATGATATAA